A genomic region of Candidatus Krumholzibacteriia bacterium contains the following coding sequences:
- a CDS encoding MqnA/MqnD/SBP family protein: MHLTLGHSPDPDDAFMFWALATNQFDAGEYSFEHILQDIQTLNERAQRGELDITAISIHAYAHVHDGYALLPTGSSMGDGYGPMLVAKKGSGFGVDDLKSKKVAVPGTMTTAYLASRLLLGDFEHEVVMFDEIPARVAAGDFEAGLLIHEGQLTYEADGLELVQDLGVWWQQDTGLPLPLGGNAIRKSFGLERNREINSVLKKSIELGLEHRREAVEHAMQYGRGLDVSTADEFIGMYVNEWTLDYGDRGREAISLLLERGADAGVVPRIETVEFVD; encoded by the coding sequence ATGCACCTGACCCTCGGCCACAGCCCCGATCCCGACGATGCCTTCATGTTCTGGGCCCTGGCCACGAACCAGTTCGACGCGGGCGAGTACAGCTTCGAGCACATCCTGCAGGACATCCAGACGCTCAACGAGCGTGCACAGCGCGGTGAACTGGACATCACCGCCATCTCGATCCACGCCTACGCACACGTCCACGACGGCTACGCCCTCCTGCCGACCGGCAGCAGCATGGGAGACGGCTACGGACCCATGCTCGTCGCGAAGAAGGGCAGTGGGTTCGGTGTGGACGACCTGAAGTCGAAGAAGGTCGCCGTGCCCGGCACCATGACCACCGCGTACCTGGCGTCGCGGCTTCTGCTCGGCGACTTCGAACACGAGGTCGTGATGTTCGACGAGATCCCGGCCCGGGTCGCCGCCGGGGACTTCGAGGCCGGACTGTTGATCCACGAAGGCCAGCTGACCTACGAGGCCGACGGCCTGGAACTGGTGCAGGACCTCGGCGTGTGGTGGCAGCAGGACACGGGTCTGCCCCTGCCCCTCGGCGGCAACGCCATTCGCAAGAGCTTCGGGCTCGAACGCAACCGCGAGATCAACTCGGTCCTGAAGAAGAGCATCGAGCTCGGACTCGAGCACCGTCGCGAGGCCGTGGAGCACGCCATGCAGTACGGACGCGGGCTCGACGTGTCGACGGCCGACGAGTTCATCGGCATGTACGTGAACGAGTGGACTCTGGACTACGGCGATCGCGGCCGCGAAGCCATCTCGCTGTTGCTGGAACGCGGCGCCGACGCCGGGGTCGTGCCACGGATCGAGACGGTCGAGTTCGTCGATTGA
- a CDS encoding CcmD family protein, with amino-acid sequence MNRKSRLYVLFALVLGVLVLAVAPMAQAQTDDDASTPYAATDDEQWRPKENFWWLFAAYGVIWVALLGYVGRMASKQQQLERELRHLQRES; translated from the coding sequence ATGAACCGCAAGTCCCGCCTGTACGTCCTGTTCGCGCTGGTGCTGGGCGTGCTCGTGCTCGCCGTTGCTCCGATGGCACAGGCGCAGACCGACGACGACGCCTCGACCCCCTACGCCGCGACCGACGACGAGCAATGGCGCCCCAAGGAGAACTTCTGGTGGCTGTTCGCGGCCTACGGAGTGATCTGGGTGGCCCTTCTGGGCTACGTGGGCCGGATGGCGAGCAAGCAACAGCAGCTCGAGCGCGAACTCCGCCACCTCCAGCGCGAATCCTGA
- the pyk gene encoding pyruvate kinase translates to MNPALRRTRIVATVGPASSEPEQLRPLLAAGVDVVRLNASHADAEYFRTMVPRIRGLASELDRTVAVLLDLRGPKIRIGDVERPEGVTLPAGSEVEIAPGDFVGTADRLPCTYADLPADVGAGDVILIDDGLVELEVLSADPPRSIHCRVIVGGAVKANKGINVPGRPLSTPAFGPKDLADLDAALPLGVDFVALSFVRQAADVYALRRELHERGSIVPIVAKIEKPQAIDALEEILEAADAIMVARGDLGVEVPPERVPRLQKRIIARANARGLPVITATQMLESMMENPRPTRAEASDVANAIFDGTDAVMLSGETAVGRYPLYAVQMMDRIARESEASQFYGSTGVSEEELEAFELERREVAVAATRIARRIDADSIVVYTLSGTTARLMSKLRPRRPIYALCPDEIVCRRMTLEHGIIPLRVDYYAATDDMLREGDRLLTELGVVEPDDRVVVVGGTRQFAGVSNMIQIRHPVGDATPADGDDD, encoded by the coding sequence TTGAATCCTGCGCTCCGCCGCACCCGCATCGTCGCCACCGTGGGTCCCGCGTCGTCCGAACCGGAGCAGTTGCGTCCGTTGCTCGCCGCCGGCGTCGACGTGGTGCGCCTGAACGCCAGTCACGCCGACGCGGAGTACTTCCGGACGATGGTTCCGCGCATCCGCGGGCTCGCGTCCGAACTCGACCGGACGGTCGCCGTCCTGCTCGATCTGCGCGGACCCAAGATCCGCATCGGAGACGTGGAGCGGCCCGAGGGGGTGACGCTTCCCGCAGGATCCGAGGTGGAGATCGCGCCGGGCGACTTCGTCGGCACCGCCGATCGACTGCCCTGCACCTACGCCGACCTGCCCGCCGACGTGGGCGCCGGAGACGTGATCCTGATCGACGACGGGCTCGTCGAGCTCGAGGTGCTCTCGGCCGACCCGCCCCGTTCGATCCACTGCCGGGTGATCGTGGGCGGAGCCGTGAAGGCCAACAAGGGCATCAACGTCCCCGGGCGCCCCCTGTCGACACCGGCGTTCGGCCCGAAGGACCTCGCCGATCTCGACGCCGCGCTGCCGCTGGGCGTTGATTTCGTGGCGCTCAGCTTCGTGCGCCAGGCCGCCGATGTCTACGCCCTGCGCCGCGAGCTGCACGAACGGGGGTCGATCGTCCCGATCGTCGCCAAGATCGAGAAACCCCAGGCCATCGACGCTCTCGAGGAGATCCTCGAGGCCGCCGACGCCATCATGGTCGCGCGCGGAGACCTGGGCGTGGAGGTCCCGCCCGAACGCGTTCCACGTCTTCAGAAACGGATCATCGCGCGGGCGAACGCGCGGGGGCTCCCCGTGATCACGGCCACGCAGATGCTCGAATCCATGATGGAGAACCCGCGGCCGACCCGGGCCGAGGCCAGCGACGTGGCCAACGCCATCTTCGATGGCACCGACGCCGTCATGCTGTCGGGCGAGACGGCTGTCGGCCGGTATCCCCTCTACGCCGTGCAGATGATGGACCGGATCGCGCGCGAGTCCGAGGCGTCGCAGTTCTACGGATCGACGGGCGTGTCCGAGGAGGAGCTCGAGGCCTTCGAACTCGAGCGCCGCGAAGTCGCCGTGGCCGCCACGCGGATCGCACGGCGGATCGACGCCGATTCGATCGTGGTCTACACCCTGTCGGGTACGACCGCCCGACTCATGAGCAAGCTCCGTCCACGTCGGCCGATCTACGCCCTGTGTCCCGACGAGATCGTGTGCCGGCGCATGACCCTGGAGCACGGGATCATTCCCCTGCGCGTGGACTACTACGCCGCCACCGACGACATGCTGCGCGAGGGCGACCGGTTGCTCACCGAGCTGGGAGTGGTCGAGCCCGACGATCGTGTGGTCGTGGTGGGAGGGACTCGGCAGTTCGCCGGGGTCAGCAACATGATCCAGATCCGCCATCCGGTGGGAGATGCCACGCCGGCCGACGGGGACGACGACTGA
- a CDS encoding cytochrome c, which yields MARLLAMAVVLLAACGKEYPPTPEGRYLARCVRCHEVDGSSITASEQAGEPVSIRDPEFQRLATDEDIERIVTRGKGQMMPVSGLSAAELDSIVLHVRRLGARYAAALDSARVTP from the coding sequence ATGGCGAGGCTGCTCGCGATGGCCGTGGTGCTGCTCGCGGCGTGCGGCAAGGAGTATCCGCCGACGCCCGAGGGCCGCTACCTGGCGCGGTGTGTCCGCTGCCACGAGGTCGACGGGAGCTCGATCACCGCGAGCGAGCAGGCCGGCGAGCCGGTGAGCATTCGCGATCCCGAGTTCCAGCGTCTGGCCACCGACGAAGACATCGAGCGCATCGTCACCCGTGGCAAGGGGCAGATGATGCCGGTGTCGGGTCTCTCGGCGGCGGAACTCGATTCGATCGTCCTGCACGTACGGCGCCTCGGCGCCCGCTACGCGGCCGCGCTCGACAGCGCGCGCGTCACCCCCTAA
- a CDS encoding 2Fe-2S iron-sulfur cluster binding domain-containing protein has protein sequence MARVTFHNDDLTVDAEPGTTLSLVAFQNEAGLPFGCRAGTCGTCVLTVVEGAEGLDEPGFVEDDTLAVCGEIGPGRRLGCQIIVRDTDLAVEW, from the coding sequence ATGGCCCGAGTCACCTTCCACAACGACGACCTGACGGTCGACGCCGAGCCGGGCACCACGCTCTCGCTCGTGGCCTTCCAGAACGAGGCCGGGCTGCCCTTCGGCTGCCGGGCCGGTACCTGTGGTACCTGCGTGCTGACGGTGGTCGAGGGAGCCGAGGGCCTCGACGAGCCGGGCTTCGTCGAGGACGACACGCTGGCGGTCTGCGGGGAGATCGGACCGGGGCGACGGCTCGGGTGTCAGATCATCGTGCGCGACACCGATCTCGCCGTCGAGTGGTGA
- a CDS encoding rhodanese-like domain-containing protein has product MDPLPEDITVEELARRRREGDGPVVLDVRLPEELQIAALDGDVVHIPLHLLPLRMEELDPGREYAVLCHHGARSWQAVRYLRSRGFAGPRNVGGGIDRWSALIDPAVPRY; this is encoded by the coding sequence GTGGACCCGCTGCCCGAGGACATCACCGTCGAAGAGCTCGCCCGCCGTCGTCGCGAGGGCGACGGTCCGGTCGTTCTCGACGTCCGGTTGCCCGAGGAACTGCAGATCGCCGCGCTCGACGGCGACGTCGTGCACATTCCCCTCCATCTGCTGCCGCTCCGGATGGAGGAACTCGATCCGGGACGCGAGTACGCCGTCCTGTGCCACCACGGTGCCCGGAGTTGGCAGGCGGTCCGCTACCTGCGCTCGCGGGGATTCGCGGGGCCGCGCAACGTCGGCGGGGGCATCGACCGCTGGTCGGCCCTGATCGATCCCGCGGTCCCGCGCTACTGA
- the ccsA gene encoding cytochrome c biogenesis protein CcsA, whose translation MSMTNRVLLGLSTVGMLALCWMLMTIPREAAQGFVQKIFYVHVPVAWVAFLAFGVTGYNGLRYLMTRDLKHDRIAAASAEVGVVFITLVLITGPLWAKPIWGIYWTWDLRLTTSFILWLLYLAYLILRRSVGDRDRRAQLSAVVGLISFLDVPIVYFANRVKASQHPAPVVGGGEDSGLAPEFLATLLIGVFAFTVTYVLLLRLRHQQSRIEDQIEELHLQRS comes from the coding sequence ATGTCCATGACCAATCGCGTCCTGCTCGGCCTCAGCACCGTGGGAATGCTGGCCCTTTGCTGGATGCTGATGACGATCCCCCGCGAAGCCGCCCAGGGCTTCGTGCAGAAGATCTTCTACGTACACGTCCCCGTGGCGTGGGTCGCCTTCCTCGCCTTCGGCGTGACCGGCTACAACGGCCTGCGCTACCTGATGACGCGCGACCTGAAGCACGACCGCATCGCGGCTGCCAGCGCCGAGGTCGGCGTGGTGTTCATCACGCTGGTGCTGATCACCGGTCCCCTCTGGGCGAAGCCCATCTGGGGGATCTACTGGACCTGGGACCTGCGGCTGACCACGTCGTTCATCCTGTGGTTGTTGTATCTGGCCTACCTGATCCTCCGGCGCAGCGTGGGCGACCGCGACCGCCGCGCACAGCTGAGCGCCGTGGTCGGTCTGATCAGCTTCCTCGACGTGCCGATCGTCTACTTCGCCAACCGCGTGAAGGCCAGCCAGCACCCGGCCCCCGTCGTCGGCGGCGGCGAGGACAGCGGTCTGGCGCCGGAGTTCCTGGCCACGCTGCTGATCGGCGTGTTCGCCTTCACCGTGACCTACGTCCTGCTCCTCCGCCTGCGGCACCAGCAATCGCGGATCGAGGACCAGATCGAAGAACTCCACCTGCAGCGCAGCTGA
- a CDS encoding SDR family NAD(P)-dependent oxidoreductase produces MTKTALVTGANRGIGARTAQLLSERGLRVILAVRDRAAGEEALGALHGDGHEVLELDVGDPASIRRALDTLSSSSVDVLVNNAGVLESGDALEVDPDSMDRSWQVNVRGPWMLVQGLLPGMIERGYGRVANVSSGGASFGEGSMMTGQAVYAVTKAALNALTVCTAARVEGDVKINAACPGWVRTRMGGDAAPRSVDEGAAGIVWLATLPADGPHGGFFRDGESVPW; encoded by the coding sequence ATGACGAAGACTGCGCTCGTCACCGGAGCCAATCGCGGAATCGGGGCCCGGACCGCCCAGTTGCTGAGCGAGCGGGGACTGCGGGTGATCCTCGCCGTCCGTGACCGTGCCGCCGGCGAAGAGGCGCTCGGAGCACTGCACGGGGACGGACACGAGGTACTGGAGCTCGACGTCGGTGATCCGGCATCGATTCGGCGCGCTCTCGACACCCTGTCCTCGTCGTCCGTCGACGTCCTCGTCAACAACGCCGGAGTGTTGGAGAGTGGTGATGCCCTGGAGGTCGATCCCGACTCCATGGACCGCAGCTGGCAGGTGAACGTGCGGGGTCCGTGGATGCTCGTGCAGGGGCTGTTGCCAGGAATGATCGAGCGGGGCTACGGACGCGTGGCGAACGTCTCGAGCGGTGGTGCGTCCTTCGGCGAGGGCAGTATGATGACCGGCCAGGCGGTCTACGCGGTCACCAAGGCGGCCCTGAACGCGTTGACGGTCTGTACCGCGGCGCGGGTCGAGGGCGACGTGAAGATCAACGCCGCGTGCCCGGGCTGGGTCCGCACGCGCATGGGTGGTGACGCCGCGCCGCGATCGGTCGACGAGGGTGCGGCGGGCATCGTCTGGCTGGCGACCCTTCCTGCCGACGGCCCCCACGGGGGTTTCTTCCGCGACGGCGAGTCCGTTCCCTGGTGA
- a CDS encoding vitamin B12-dependent ribonucleotide reductase, producing the protein MADDLSLHSEKDATRTVAKDATTRKGVHVTRHFTRPGESVFDSVEWELRTATIADDKGEVLFEQTDVEVPASWSQLATNVVVSKYFRGSVGRPGRETSVRQLIGRIVDTLTAWGTKDGYFATNDDRDAFRDELTHLLLYQKLSFNSPVWFNMGVEETPQCSACFINSVDDSMGSIMDLAKTEGMLFKFGSGTGTNFSALRGSQETLHGGGVASGPVSFMKGFDAFAGVIKSGGKTRRAAKMVILDADHPDIEEFIECKVNEEKKAWALIDAGYDGSFRGEAYGSVFFQNSNNSVRVADDFMRAVLEDREWHTTARVDGRTVGTHRARDLMRKISESAWHCGDPGMQYDTTINDWHTCKGTDRIYASNPCSEYMFLNDTACNLASLNLLKFRADDLTFDVEAFRRAVDVTILGMEIIVDNASYPRDRIAENSYRFRPLGLGYANLGALLMSRGLAYDSDEGRDFAAAVTALMCGQAYRRSAEIAESTGPFAGYPENESSMLDVIAKHRAAVSTINRQRVPADLFEAAGQSWDEALDLGRENGYRNSQVTVLAPTGTIAFMMDCDTTGIEPDIALIKYKKLVGGGFLKIVNRTVPEALRRLGYSESQIEEVVAYVDDQETIEGAPHLLDDHLTVFDCAFKPQNGVRTIEPMGHVRMMGAVQPFLSGAISKTVNLPEEATVEDIENAYIESWKLGLKAVAVYRDGSKRTQPMNTSRSKTDDAVRKEARAAAEELVGPQRRRLPDERTAITHKFSIQGHEGYLTVGLFEDGTPGELFVRMAKEGSVISGLMDSFATAVSIMLQYGVPLEVLCQKFSNSRFEPSGFTRNQQIPMAKSITDYIFRWFGIKFLGHRPANADVVEDEVETAAGGSLPQLEKTETPAGQSNGRSVGAAAVADSPQGTTASDAPPCTECGSVMVPNGSCYRCANCGSTSGCS; encoded by the coding sequence ATGGCCGACGACCTCAGCCTGCACTCGGAGAAGGACGCCACCCGCACGGTCGCGAAGGACGCGACCACCCGAAAGGGCGTCCACGTCACTCGACACTTCACACGCCCCGGCGAGTCGGTCTTCGACTCCGTCGAGTGGGAACTCCGCACGGCCACGATCGCCGACGACAAGGGCGAGGTCCTCTTCGAGCAGACCGACGTCGAGGTCCCCGCGAGTTGGAGCCAGCTCGCCACGAACGTCGTCGTCTCGAAGTATTTCCGGGGGTCGGTGGGGCGGCCCGGCCGAGAGACCAGCGTTCGTCAGCTGATCGGACGGATCGTCGACACACTCACCGCCTGGGGGACCAAGGACGGCTACTTCGCGACGAACGACGACCGCGACGCCTTCCGGGACGAACTCACGCATCTGTTGCTGTACCAGAAGCTGAGCTTCAACTCGCCGGTGTGGTTCAACATGGGCGTCGAGGAGACACCGCAGTGCTCGGCCTGCTTCATCAACTCGGTCGACGACTCCATGGGTTCGATCATGGACCTGGCCAAGACCGAGGGCATGCTCTTCAAGTTCGGCTCGGGGACCGGGACCAACTTCTCGGCCCTGCGCGGAAGCCAGGAGACCCTGCACGGCGGCGGCGTGGCGAGCGGCCCGGTCAGCTTCATGAAGGGCTTCGACGCCTTCGCCGGCGTGATCAAGAGCGGCGGCAAGACCCGCCGCGCCGCCAAGATGGTGATCCTCGACGCCGACCATCCCGACATCGAGGAGTTCATCGAGTGCAAGGTCAACGAAGAGAAGAAGGCCTGGGCACTGATCGACGCCGGCTACGACGGCAGCTTCCGCGGTGAGGCCTACGGCTCGGTGTTCTTCCAGAACAGCAACAATTCCGTCCGTGTGGCCGACGACTTCATGCGCGCCGTCCTCGAGGACCGCGAGTGGCACACGACGGCGCGTGTCGACGGGCGTACCGTCGGGACGCATCGCGCCCGTGATCTCATGCGCAAGATCAGCGAGAGCGCCTGGCACTGCGGCGATCCCGGCATGCAGTACGACACCACGATCAACGACTGGCACACCTGCAAGGGCACCGACCGCATCTACGCCAGCAATCCGTGCAGCGAATACATGTTCCTGAACGACACGGCCTGCAACCTGGCCTCGCTCAACCTGCTGAAGTTCCGCGCCGACGACCTGACCTTCGACGTCGAGGCCTTCCGCCGCGCCGTCGACGTCACCATCCTCGGCATGGAGATCATCGTCGACAACGCCAGCTACCCGCGGGATCGCATCGCCGAGAACAGCTACCGCTTCCGTCCGCTCGGACTGGGCTACGCGAACCTCGGGGCCCTCCTCATGAGCCGGGGGCTCGCCTACGACAGCGACGAGGGTCGGGACTTCGCGGCGGCCGTGACCGCGCTCATGTGCGGCCAGGCCTACCGCCGCTCCGCCGAGATCGCGGAGTCGACCGGACCGTTCGCGGGCTATCCCGAGAACGAATCGTCGATGCTCGACGTCATTGCCAAACACCGTGCGGCCGTATCGACGATCAACCGCCAGCGTGTGCCGGCCGACCTCTTCGAGGCCGCCGGGCAGAGCTGGGACGAGGCCCTCGACCTCGGTCGCGAGAACGGCTACCGCAACAGCCAGGTCACCGTGCTCGCACCGACGGGGACGATCGCCTTCATGATGGACTGCGACACGACGGGGATCGAGCCCGACATCGCGCTCATCAAGTACAAGAAGCTCGTCGGTGGCGGCTTTCTGAAGATCGTCAACCGGACCGTTCCCGAAGCCCTGCGCCGCCTGGGATACTCGGAGTCGCAGATCGAGGAGGTCGTCGCCTACGTCGACGACCAGGAGACGATCGAAGGCGCTCCGCACCTCCTCGACGACCACCTCACGGTCTTCGACTGTGCCTTCAAGCCGCAGAACGGGGTCCGCACGATCGAGCCCATGGGCCACGTGCGCATGATGGGCGCGGTGCAGCCCTTCCTGTCGGGCGCCATCTCGAAGACCGTGAACCTCCCGGAGGAGGCCACGGTCGAGGACATCGAGAACGCCTACATCGAGAGCTGGAAGCTCGGTCTGAAAGCGGTCGCGGTCTACCGGGACGGCAGCAAGCGCACGCAGCCCATGAACACCAGTCGCAGCAAGACCGACGACGCGGTCCGCAAGGAGGCCAGGGCTGCGGCGGAAGAACTGGTCGGTCCGCAGCGTCGCCGTCTGCCCGACGAGCGCACGGCGATCACGCACAAGTTCTCGATCCAGGGCCACGAAGGCTATCTGACCGTGGGTCTGTTCGAGGACGGGACGCCGGGTGAGCTCTTCGTGCGCATGGCGAAGGAGGGCTCGGTGATCAGCGGGCTCATGGACAGCTTCGCCACCGCGGTGTCGATCATGCTGCAGTACGGCGTTCCGCTCGAGGTCCTCTGCCAGAAGTTCAGCAACAGCCGGTTCGAGCCCAGCGGCTTCACCCGGAACCAGCAGATCCCCATGGCGAAGAGCATCACCGACTACATCTTCCGCTGGTTCGGGATCAAGTTCCTGGGGCACCGTCCGGCGAATGCCGATGTCGTCGAGGACGAGGTCGAGACCGCGGCGGGTGGCTCGCTGCCGCAGCTCGAGAAGACCGAGACCCCGGCGGGGCAGTCCAACGGACGCAGTGTCGGGGCCGCGGCGGTGGCGGACTCGCCACAGGGGACCACGGCGAGCGACGCGCCGCCTTGCACCGAGTGCGGTTCGGTCATGGTGCCCAACGGGAGCTGCTACCGCTGCGCGAACTGCGGGTCGACGAGCGGCTGCTCGTGA
- a CDS encoding heme exporter protein CcmB, which yields MRSFWGVVAAVLARDVRAEWRRKDIFTTIVMFGLLTVVVFVFAFDPARHAREDVVPGTLWTAFFFAGILGLNRSAGRDGQDDQISGVVTSPADRGALYVGKILSNLVFMAVGELVVLVFAIFFFDLDERHLTGMFFLLLALGTLGFLAVGTVFAVIGQKTRLREVMLPVLLLPVLTPLLLGAVEGTAIIFTPGPDEGLGDWVQLAAVFDLIFLTAGFLLFGSVLEE from the coding sequence ATGCGTTCGTTCTGGGGCGTGGTCGCCGCCGTGCTCGCGCGGGACGTCCGCGCCGAGTGGCGACGGAAGGACATCTTCACCACCATCGTCATGTTCGGCCTGCTCACCGTGGTGGTCTTCGTGTTCGCCTTCGATCCCGCCCGCCACGCCCGCGAGGACGTGGTGCCCGGCACGCTGTGGACGGCGTTCTTCTTCGCCGGTATCCTCGGCCTGAATCGTAGCGCCGGCCGCGACGGACAGGACGACCAGATCAGCGGCGTCGTCACCAGCCCCGCCGACCGCGGCGCGCTGTACGTGGGCAAGATCCTGTCGAATCTGGTCTTCATGGCGGTGGGCGAACTCGTCGTCCTGGTCTTCGCGATCTTCTTCTTCGATCTCGACGAACGTCATCTGACGGGTATGTTCTTCCTGCTCCTGGCCCTGGGGACGCTCGGCTTCCTCGCCGTGGGCACGGTCTTCGCCGTGATCGGGCAGAAGACACGCCTGCGCGAGGTGATGCTGCCGGTGCTCCTGTTGCCGGTACTCACCCCCCTGTTGCTCGGAGCTGTCGAGGGAACGGCGATCATCTTCACTCCCGGCCCCGACGAGGGTCTGGGCGACTGGGTGCAGCTGGCCGCCGTCTTCGACCTGATCTTCCTGACCGCCGGGTTCCTGCTCTTCGGTTCCGTTCTCGAGGAATAG